The candidate division WOR-3 bacterium genome includes a window with the following:
- a CDS encoding PKD domain-containing protein, whose protein sequence is MHTKKFLALAMFAVILATAGCNLFGRVGVPNKPAKPNGPDMRGIGIIGVYSAKTTDPDGDSISYQFKYGSAASDTSAWSVFVPSGDSVLISIFWNAAGTYSVVARAKDTKGNVSDWSAALVVTVRANQDPVTPAIPTGPISGVKGRTYYFSATTTDPDGDAVQFRFYWGNGDTSDWGVPVPSGALDSASYSWAQGGVYYVSVQAQDKLGGVSDWSEPLGFVVTDTAYPYTIALTWGEYPRDLDSHIWTPEIEGDSWHVYFGRKGYSHIAPYCSLDVDDVTSYGPEHITITQAFPGEYIYAVHQWSSDSTITGSGAVVRIYQYGNLIRTYNVPTEPANNRMWWHVFKLNAVNGTITDLNTIETDPPLPWTMDERK, encoded by the coding sequence ATGCATACCAAAAAGTTCTTGGCTCTGGCAATGTTTGCCGTAATTTTGGCAACTGCCGGCTGCAACCTATTTGGCCGTGTTGGCGTGCCTAACAAACCAGCCAAGCCAAACGGACCTGATATGAGGGGAATCGGCATCATCGGTGTGTACAGCGCCAAAACAACTGACCCTGATGGCGACAGTATTTCCTACCAATTCAAGTACGGCTCCGCTGCCAGCGACACCTCTGCCTGGAGCGTTTTTGTGCCGAGCGGTGATTCGGTGTTGATATCAATCTTCTGGAATGCTGCGGGAACATATTCAGTTGTTGCCCGGGCAAAAGACACCAAGGGCAATGTGTCCGACTGGTCAGCAGCGCTCGTTGTTACGGTGCGCGCCAACCAGGACCCTGTAACTCCGGCAATACCAACCGGACCAATAAGCGGCGTCAAAGGACGAACCTACTACTTCTCGGCGACAACCACCGACCCGGATGGTGATGCGGTTCAGTTCCGGTTTTACTGGGGCAACGGCGACACCTCAGATTGGGGTGTGCCGGTTCCCAGTGGCGCACTGGACTCCGCTTCTTACTCCTGGGCACAGGGTGGCGTTTACTATGTCTCAGTTCAGGCACAGGATAAACTGGGTGGTGTGTCAGACTGGTCTGAGCCTCTGGGCTTTGTTGTCACCGACACCGCCTATCCTTACACCATCGCATTGACCTGGGGTGAATATCCGCGCGACCTTGACTCCCACATCTGGACCCCGGAAATTGAAGGTGACTCCTGGCATGTCTACTTCGGTCGCAAAGGCTATAGTCATATCGCACCCTACTGCTCGCTTGATGTTGACGATGTAACCAGTTATGGACCAGAACACATCACTATCACTCAGGCATTCCCGGGCGAATACATCTACGCGGTCCATCAGTGGTCATCAGACAGCACAATCACCGGTTCCGGTGCTGTGGTCCGGATTTATCAGTACGGCAACCTCATCCGTACCTACAATGTTCCCACCGAACCAGCGAACAACCGGATGTGGTGGCATGTGTTCAAACTGAATGCGGTCAACGGCACAATCACCGACCTGAACACCATTGAAACCGACCCACCTCTACCCTGGACAATGGACGAACGAAAGTAA
- a CDS encoding winged helix-turn-helix transcriptional regulator has product MHIKTGLSPDVVFAALAHPVRLEILALLAQGQGCLCSGNEMCVCEIAPHLERDRTVISRHLAILERAGILESRQEGRKVIYRIADPRVLQLIEIVQDMVKREDKR; this is encoded by the coding sequence ATGCACATAAAGACAGGTCTGAGCCCTGATGTTGTGTTTGCGGCGCTGGCGCACCCGGTGCGGCTGGAGATTTTAGCACTGCTTGCTCAGGGTCAGGGGTGCTTATGCAGTGGTAATGAGATGTGTGTTTGTGAAATCGCCCCGCATCTGGAGCGGGATCGGACGGTGATTTCAAGGCATCTGGCTATTCTGGAGCGGGCTGGGATTCTTGAGTCAAGACAGGAGGGAAGAAAGGTGATTTATCGGATTGCTGACCCGAGGGTTTTACAGTTGATTGAAATCGTTCAGGATATGGTAAAGAGGGAGGATAAAAGATGA